One region of Lebetimonas natsushimae genomic DNA includes:
- a CDS encoding succinate dehydrogenase/fumarate reductase iron-sulfur subunit: MEKISYIARIKRYNPEKNESYWQDFEVEVEDTLTVLELLMHIKDKIDSSLTFRAFCRSAICGSCAMIINGRSGLACKIQAKDRIRNGVIKIEPLQHLPVIKDLVVDQEPAFDKLKKVKPYLIPDPKKVPDNLKSESLVSPEEFALYDKQTDCILCMACYGQCNALEGDEKYLGPFQLTKAFRFIMDSRDGMDVEERIKFVEENGIYECVQCQMCLAACPKGIKPAEDILQLRRIAKDVGEDNPATRRAKFWFQTVFETGQIDKYNLPEIALEDEGEKIKENMEEEFRERGLKEDEFGPKPFEGIKDFQNFIKKLQKELK; the protein is encoded by the coding sequence ATGGAAAAAATAAGTTATATTGCTAGAATAAAAAGATATAATCCTGAAAAAAATGAGAGTTACTGGCAAGATTTTGAAGTAGAGGTAGAAGATACTTTAACTGTACTTGAACTTCTGATGCATATAAAAGATAAAATTGATAGTAGCTTAACATTCAGAGCATTTTGTAGAAGTGCAATTTGTGGAAGCTGTGCTATGATAATTAATGGTAGAAGCGGGCTAGCTTGTAAAATTCAGGCAAAAGACAGAATAAGAAATGGTGTAATAAAAATTGAACCGCTTCAGCATTTACCTGTAATTAAAGACCTTGTAGTAGACCAGGAGCCGGCATTTGATAAACTCAAAAAAGTTAAACCTTACCTTATACCGGATCCTAAAAAAGTGCCTGATAATCTAAAAAGCGAATCTCTTGTAAGTCCAGAAGAGTTTGCACTATATGATAAACAGACTGATTGTATTTTATGTATGGCATGTTACGGTCAATGTAATGCACTTGAAGGTGATGAAAAATATCTTGGACCTTTCCAACTAACAAAAGCTTTTAGATTTATAATGGATAGCCGTGATGGAATGGACGTGGAAGAGAGAATAAAATTTGTAGAAGAAAATGGAATTTATGAATGCGTACAGTGTCAAATGTGTCTGGCTGCATGTCCCAAAGGAATTAAACCGGCAGAAGATATCTTACAGCTTAGACGTATAGCTAAAGATGTAGGGGAGGATAATCCCGCAACTAGAAGAGCAAAATTCTGGTTTCAGACTGTATTTGAGACAGGACAGATTGATAAATATAATTTACCTGAAATTGCATTAGAAGATGAAGGTGAAAAAATAAAAGAAAATATGGAAGAAGAGTTTAGAGAAAGAGGTTTAAAAGAAGATGAGTTTGGACCTAAGCCGTTTGAAGGAATAAAAGATTTTCAAAACTTTATTAAAAAACTGCAAAAGGAACTTAAATGA
- a CDS encoding CoB--CoM heterodisulfide reductase iron-sulfur subunit B family protein: MKKIGIYPGCCFQGADVHNYDITVRFLENMGVEGILLDRAACCGGGVIDETNKLVVYGLNARNIALAEEKGVDLYTPCNTCYMIIAKTKLALDADPELKEKINKILADEGLEYKGEAKIYHTLNLIRDFVGLDEYKKRIKRQISGVKVAPYYGCHVLAPNEVALDDVDNPTILKEILEPLGVEVIEGYKNENTCCGYHATYTDKDQKERLSIKPLEGAKEAGADIVATPCPLCHKAMDGMEEPILQVTQLINVACGMSPEETAINLNKTEVKLSI; encoded by the coding sequence ATGAAAAAAATAGGAATTTATCCGGGATGCTGTTTTCAGGGGGCTGATGTTCATAATTATGATATAACAGTTAGATTTTTAGAAAATATGGGAGTTGAAGGAATCCTTTTAGACAGAGCCGCCTGTTGCGGAGGGGGTGTTATTGATGAAACCAATAAATTGGTGGTTTATGGGCTTAATGCGAGAAATATTGCACTTGCAGAAGAAAAGGGCGTTGATTTGTATACGCCTTGTAACACCTGTTATATGATTATTGCAAAAACAAAATTAGCTCTTGATGCAGATCCAGAATTAAAAGAAAAAATCAATAAAATTTTAGCTGATGAGGGGCTTGAATACAAGGGTGAGGCTAAAATTTATCATACCCTAAATTTAATCAGGGATTTTGTAGGACTTGATGAATATAAAAAAAGAATTAAAAGACAAATCAGCGGAGTTAAAGTGGCCCCTTATTACGGATGCCATGTTTTAGCTCCAAATGAAGTGGCTCTTGATGATGTGGATAACCCTACAATTTTGAAAGAAATACTTGAACCTCTCGGAGTTGAAGTAATAGAAGGTTATAAAAACGAAAATACATGCTGCGGGTATCATGCCACATATACAGATAAAGATCAAAAAGAAAGGCTTTCAATCAAACCGCTTGAGGGTGCAAAAGAAGCCGGAGCCGATATAGTGGCAACCCCGTGTCCTCTTTGCCATAAAGCAATGGATGGAATGGAAGAGCCGATTCTTCAGGTAACACAACTTATAAACGTGGCCTGTGGAATGAGTCCTGAAGAGACTGCGATCAATCTAAACAAAACAGAAGTTAAACTATCAATTTAA
- a CDS encoding RIO1 family regulatory kinase/ATPase has product MNYEIIEKIGEGNKGEVFKVKLDNGKIAALKWLKTDLAKKEYEFLKILNGFYAPKPFFIGKHYFIMELIEGRPLKELIGTKEYYETLKEALIGAYELDLKKIYHTQLGRFYHVISTKKGIKFLDFERAKLTENPRNFLQIIGYYLQRDKKFDKKLLNEIVGVYKKDKVRGLDLAIKVLDECIDETF; this is encoded by the coding sequence ATGAATTATGAGATTATAGAAAAAATTGGAGAGGGTAATAAGGGAGAAGTTTTTAAAGTAAAACTTGATAATGGTAAAATTGCAGCTCTCAAATGGTTAAAAACAGATTTGGCAAAAAAAGAATATGAATTTTTAAAAATTTTAAATGGATTTTATGCTCCAAAACCTTTTTTTATTGGAAAACACTATTTTATAATGGAATTAATTGAAGGAAGGCCATTAAAAGAGCTTATTGGTACAAAAGAGTATTATGAAACTTTAAAAGAAGCATTAATTGGAGCATATGAACTGGATTTAAAAAAAATTTACCATACCCAGCTTGGTAGATTTTATCATGTTATAAGTACAAAAAAAGGTATTAAATTTTTAGATTTTGAAAGGGCAAAACTTACTGAAAATCCAAGAAATTTTTTACAAATAATCGGATATTACTTGCAAAGGGATAAAAAATTTGATAAAAAACTTCTTAATGAGATAGTTGGGGTTTATAAAAAAGATAAAGTTAGAGGATTAGATTTGGCAATTAAAGTGTTAGATGAATGTATTGATGAAACGTTTTAA
- a CDS encoding PAS domain-containing protein codes for MAVKPYTTPSWREITFKDEGLDARALVTRTDKKGIITFASRAYRQMTKFDRTDLIGSPHSIVRHPFMPEAAFKDMWDTIQRGEHWSGMVMNLRKDSNHYWVEVNVDPIDEEGNIVNDPDKIAGYIAIRREPSRDEIEQAYALYKKVRKEELLKKKALKEWEKELLQILDKLPNKAEDLLANK; via the coding sequence ATGGCGGTAAAACCTTATACAACGCCTTCATGGAGAGAAATTACATTTAAAGATGAAGGTCTTGATGCCAGAGCTTTAGTTACAAGAACTGATAAAAAAGGTATTATTACTTTCGCATCTCGCGCATACAGGCAAATGACAAAATTTGACAGAACTGATTTAATAGGCTCCCCCCATTCAATAGTAAGGCATCCTTTTATGCCAGAAGCCGCTTTTAAGGATATGTGGGACACCATTCAAAGAGGGGAACATTGGAGCGGGATGGTTATGAATTTAAGGAAAGATTCAAATCATTACTGGGTTGAAGTAAATGTAGACCCGATAGATGAAGAAGGAAATATTGTGAATGATCCTGATAAAATAGCTGGATATATTGCTATTAGGAGAGAACCCAGCAGAGATGAAATAGAACAGGCATATGCTTTATATAAAAAAGTTAGAAAAGAAGAACTTTTAAAGAAAAAAGCTTTAAAAGAATGGGAAAAGGAACTTTTGCAAATTTTAGATAAATTGCCAAACAAAGCAGAAGATTTATTGGCGAATAAATGA
- a CDS encoding thiamine-phosphate kinase has product MKEEFFIKQFKNRFIGDDGAVINLRKIENGKWKINNKQLVVASDSFFEDIHFKREWFGLDEISYKASLVNISDIIVMNAKPKYALINIGFPKNLSLKDIELLADGFKKAAEEYNYEIIGGDTIKNEKIAISMTFIGESKKPIFRKAKLNEFVAYTGNLGNVKRDLYTLLRGGKISKNSKFVKPKLRDDFFYRASRYITAACDISDGLFKELERISNISKIGFEFFKKFDRTVGCSGEEYEILFTFPKKNLKAIENISKITRTPITVFAKTKRGKYKNICPENHF; this is encoded by the coding sequence ATGAAAGAAGAATTTTTTATAAAACAGTTTAAAAACAGATTTATCGGAGATGACGGAGCGGTAATAAACCTACGGAAAATAGAAAATGGAAAATGGAAAATAAATAATAAGCAATTGGTGGTAGCGAGCGATTCGTTTTTCGAGGATATTCATTTTAAAAGAGAGTGGTTTGGTCTGGATGAGATAAGCTATAAAGCAAGTTTAGTTAACATCAGTGATATAATCGTTATGAATGCGAAGCCAAAGTATGCTTTAATAAATATAGGATTTCCTAAAAATCTGAGTTTAAAGGATATTGAATTACTTGCAGATGGATTTAAAAAAGCTGCAGAAGAATATAATTATGAAATTATCGGCGGAGATACTATTAAGAATGAGAAAATAGCAATTTCCATGACTTTTATAGGGGAGAGTAAAAAACCGATTTTCAGAAAAGCGAAATTAAATGAATTTGTAGCATATACGGGAAATTTGGGAAATGTAAAAAGGGATTTATATACTCTGCTTAGAGGAGGAAAAATATCTAAAAATTCTAAATTTGTAAAACCAAAACTAAGAGATGATTTTTTTTATAGAGCAAGCAGATATATTACCGCAGCCTGTGATATCAGTGACGGACTTTTTAAAGAACTGGAGAGAATCAGTAATATTTCAAAAATAGGATTCGAATTTTTTAAGAAATTTGATAGAACTGTGGGTTGCAGCGGGGAAGAATATGAAATACTTTTTACTTTTCCAAAAAAAAATTTAAAAGCAATTGAAAATATTTCAAAGATTACACGCACACCCATAACCGTTTTTGCTAAAACCAAACGGGGAAAATATAAAAATATTTGCCCGGAAAATCATTTTTAA
- a CDS encoding EI24 domain-containing protein → MNIIKDFFDRQIIKYTFLPFLISIIFWAVIFLVFKDFIYGFIFSYISHLPFSNAINQILSGIGSGIVIFILYYFSVISTLGVFSSFFIDKIVLRINEKHYNCPVRETKLKDSLKGVWISLKAFLIYFIVFVFTFFLLFIPVVNIIYEMFLLTILNKKPLVFDSSYLFFEPEEIEKQNKWKIKLQVFFSSLIYFIPFVSLFGYTFQLILMTHFVLKKCKGKR, encoded by the coding sequence ATGAATATAATAAAAGATTTTTTTGACAGACAGATAATAAAATATACATTTTTGCCTTTTTTAATTTCTATAATTTTCTGGGCGGTTATATTTTTAGTTTTTAAGGATTTTATTTATGGGTTTATTTTTTCATACATTTCCCATCTTCCTTTTTCAAATGCAATAAATCAGATACTCTCAGGCATAGGAAGCGGAATTGTAATTTTTATTTTGTATTATTTCAGTGTTATTTCTACATTGGGAGTTTTTTCTTCTTTTTTTATAGACAAAATAGTTTTAAGAATAAATGAAAAACATTATAACTGTCCGGTTAGAGAGACAAAATTAAAAGACAGTTTAAAAGGCGTATGGATTAGTTTGAAAGCGTTTTTAATTTATTTTATAGTGTTTGTTTTTACTTTTTTTCTACTTTTTATTCCTGTGGTAAATATTATTTATGAAATGTTTCTGCTTACAATCCTTAATAAAAAGCCTCTTGTGTTTGACAGCAGTTATCTTTTCTTTGAGCCTGAGGAAATTGAAAAACAAAATAAATGGAAAATAAAATTACAGGTATTTTTCAGCAGTCTGATTTATTTTATTCCTTTTGTTTCTTTATTTGGTTATACTTTTCAATTAATATTGATGACCCATTTTGTACTTAAAAAATGTAAAGGAAAAAGATGA
- the truD gene encoding tRNA pseudouridine(13) synthase TruD, translated as MIYSHAPINFVFNKNSDNFFVEEIPLYRFEHTGNWLMLKIRKKDLTTPQMIDILSKKTGIKRNEIGYAGLKDKDGLTIQWISVPRIYRDEINSFEDKKIKILEQDLHRNKLKIGHLKGNKFFVRLKKVLPSDAKRIERVLIDIKKLGIPNFFGYQRFGKEDNIQQAKEIIEGKRFVKNRRLEKFLISAYQSKLFNEWLMERIKLSNLFELSDKELLSLGYEKELIKFIKKQKHPFKLLPGDVMSHYPMGRLFYLENFEDTERFYKKDISPTGLMPGKKAMRARDRAREIEEKYDELLPANGDRRITWIFPEIIDKKYIKDKAWYEFSFILPKGSYATVLIEILKGNINALA; from the coding sequence ATGATATATTCACATGCTCCGATAAATTTTGTTTTTAATAAAAACAGTGATAATTTTTTTGTGGAGGAAATTCCGCTTTACAGATTTGAGCATACCGGGAACTGGCTGATGCTAAAAATCAGGAAAAAAGATTTAACTACACCACAGATGATTGATATTTTAAGTAAAAAAACAGGTATAAAAAGAAATGAAATAGGATATGCCGGACTTAAAGACAAAGACGGTCTTACAATTCAGTGGATAAGTGTGCCTAGAATTTACAGGGATGAGATAAACAGTTTTGAAGATAAAAAAATAAAAATATTAGAACAGGACCTTCACAGAAATAAACTTAAAATCGGTCATTTAAAGGGAAATAAGTTTTTTGTAAGGCTTAAAAAAGTATTGCCAAGCGATGCCAAAAGAATTGAGAGGGTTTTGATTGATATAAAAAAACTTGGAATTCCTAATTTTTTCGGTTATCAGAGATTTGGAAAAGAAGATAATATACAGCAGGCAAAAGAAATAATAGAAGGAAAGAGATTTGTTAAAAACAGAAGACTTGAGAAATTTTTAATAAGCGCATATCAGTCAAAACTGTTTAATGAATGGCTGATGGAGAGGATAAAGTTAAGTAACCTTTTTGAACTGAGTGATAAAGAACTTTTGAGTTTGGGATATGAAAAAGAACTGATTAAATTTATAAAAAAACAAAAACATCCGTTTAAATTATTACCAGGGGATGTAATGAGCCATTATCCAATGGGAAGACTTTTTTATCTTGAGAATTTTGAAGATACCGAAAGGTTTTATAAAAAAGATATTTCACCTACAGGGCTAATGCCGGGTAAAAAAGCAATGAGGGCGAGAGACAGGGCAAGGGAAATTGAAGAAAAATATGATGAACTTTTGCCGGCAAACGGAGACAGAAGAATTACCTGGATTTTCCCGGAAATTATAGATAAAAAATATATTAAAGATAAGGCGTGGTATGAATTTAGCTTTATTTTACCAAAAGGGAGTTATGCCACTGTTTTAATAGAAATTTTAAAAGGAAATATAAATGCACTTGCCTAA
- a CDS encoding cation diffusion facilitator family transporter — translation MHLPKLATTVATLTAFTLAVAKIIVGFMSGSVAVIASALDSVLDMVVSIFNNIAVRVSESKPDEKFNYGKGKVEALAALFEGTIIILSGLFIIYEAVRKAIEKETITHLDDSIYVMIFSIVLTGLLVGFLYYVVKKTNHLVIKSDLLHYKTDLITNISVLISLLIVKFTGFVYIDYILSILIGVYIIREASEIVNEGFEILLDVALDFKTVEAIKDIIKKEPLVLDYHCLRTRRAGNRNFVDVHLVLTPDMKLKLAHTIIENVEEKIRKLDPNKVWVINIHADPYDDSFINKLQEECE, via the coding sequence ATGCACTTGCCTAAACTAGCTACCACAGTTGCGACTTTAACCGCTTTTACTCTTGCGGTTGCAAAAATTATAGTTGGGTTTATGAGCGGCAGCGTGGCTGTAATTGCAAGTGCCTTAGATAGTGTTTTGGATATGGTGGTCAGTATTTTTAATAATATTGCAGTCAGAGTCAGTGAAAGCAAGCCAGATGAAAAATTTAATTACGGAAAAGGAAAAGTTGAAGCTTTAGCTGCTTTGTTTGAAGGAACAATAATTATTTTAAGCGGACTTTTTATTATATATGAGGCGGTTAGAAAAGCAATAGAAAAAGAGACAATAACACATCTTGACGATTCAATATATGTAATGATTTTTTCTATTGTTTTAACCGGATTATTGGTAGGGTTTTTATATTACGTGGTTAAAAAGACAAACCATTTAGTTATTAAATCAGACCTTTTGCATTACAAAACAGACTTAATTACTAATATTTCAGTTTTAATTTCCCTTTTGATTGTAAAATTTACCGGGTTTGTTTATATAGATTATATTTTATCAATTTTGATAGGCGTTTATATTATCCGTGAAGCCAGTGAGATTGTAAATGAGGGGTTTGAAATACTTTTAGATGTAGCGCTTGATTTTAAAACTGTTGAAGCTATTAAAGACATTATCAAAAAAGAACCTCTTGTACTTGATTACCACTGTTTAAGGACAAGAAGGGCGGGGAACAGAAATTTTGTGGATGTACATTTGGTTTTAACACCCGATATGAAATTGAAACTGGCACATACCATTATAGAAAATGTGGAAGAAAAAATCAGAAAATTAGATCCGAATAAAGTCTGGGTTATAAATATACATGCAGACCCTTATGACGATTCTTTTATAAACAAACTTCAGGAAGAATGTGAATAG
- a CDS encoding SLAC1 anion channel family protein has protein sequence MRSLQYFPVQLFAVIMGLSGLAIAYAKAYHFLNFPYWPYFTLLILDTIAFFGIFITYVIKWVKYPDAINAEVNHPVKSSFIAAISISFLLISIAYMDFAPPISVTFWWIGAWLHLFFTFNVIKFWIRHQFDVKMINPAWFIPIVGNVLVPIAGVDIVNEYVNLFFFSIGIFYWIVLFTIVTYRMIFHHPLPKKLIPTFFILIAPPAVGFISYFRISFGSIDTFSMILYLIALFTFFLLLLKKSLYTELPFFISWWAYTFPLAAITISTILIYSSFRNYSMYWFSVILLALVTVVVFYVAYKTYLAVKAQKICIPEEE, from the coding sequence ATGAGAAGTTTACAATATTTTCCTGTACAACTTTTTGCCGTTATAATGGGACTTTCAGGTCTTGCTATCGCATATGCAAAAGCATATCATTTTTTGAATTTTCCGTATTGGCCTTATTTTACATTATTAATTCTGGACACGATAGCATTTTTTGGTATTTTTATTACTTATGTAATTAAATGGGTAAAATATCCTGATGCAATTAATGCCGAAGTTAATCATCCTGTAAAAAGTTCTTTTATTGCAGCAATTTCAATCAGTTTTTTACTGATTTCAATTGCATATATGGATTTTGCACCGCCTATTAGTGTTACTTTTTGGTGGATTGGAGCATGGTTACATCTCTTTTTTACATTTAATGTAATTAAATTCTGGATAAGACACCAGTTTGATGTAAAAATGATAAATCCTGCATGGTTTATTCCGATAGTGGGTAATGTGTTGGTTCCAATTGCAGGAGTTGATATTGTAAATGAGTATGTGAATTTATTCTTTTTCAGTATAGGTATTTTTTACTGGATTGTTTTATTTACAATAGTTACATACAGAATGATTTTCCACCATCCATTACCTAAAAAACTAATTCCTACATTTTTTATTCTTATAGCACCGCCTGCTGTGGGATTTATTAGTTACTTTAGAATAAGTTTTGGAAGCATTGATACATTCAGTATGATTTTGTATTTAATTGCACTGTTTACATTCTTTTTATTGCTTTTGAAAAAAAGTCTTTATACAGAATTGCCGTTTTTTATATCTTGGTGGGCATATACTTTCCCACTTGCAGCAATTACAATTTCTACAATTTTAATATATAGCAGTTTCAGAAATTATTCAATGTATTGGTTTTCAGTAATATTGCTTGCATTAGTTACAGTTGTAGTATTTTATGTGGCTTATAAAACATATTTGGCTGTAAAAGCACAAAAAATTTGTATACCAGAGGAGGAATAA
- a CDS encoding DUF302 domain-containing protein, with amino-acid sequence MNKKSLLGGFIIGFVVAVFLIPLFFKISAENLFFKQIKSPYSFEKTVNLLANRIAHQPGWHIVTVINQEEEVKKYGGPDVGKVAIIKFCNAKLSGKMLSDDDTKFMAVKMPLSIAVYEDSKGQVFISLMNGYLLTRMLSHTKEGKIMEKVVKDIESILSFVHFRYSIF; translated from the coding sequence ATGAATAAAAAAAGTTTATTGGGTGGATTTATAATAGGATTTGTTGTAGCGGTATTTTTAATACCTTTGTTTTTTAAAATTTCAGCTGAGAATTTATTTTTTAAACAGATAAAAAGTCCTTACAGTTTTGAAAAAACTGTTAATTTATTGGCAAATAGAATAGCCCATCAACCGGGATGGCATATAGTAACTGTAATCAATCAGGAAGAAGAAGTTAAAAAATACGGCGGTCCTGATGTAGGTAAAGTTGCAATTATTAAATTCTGTAATGCAAAGCTTTCAGGTAAAATGTTAAGTGATGATGATACAAAATTTATGGCTGTAAAAATGCCTCTTTCAATTGCAGTTTATGAAGATTCAAAAGGTCAGGTTTTTATTTCTTTAATGAACGGATATCTTTTAACAAGAATGCTTTCTCACACAAAAGAGGGTAAAATTATGGAAAAAGTTGTTAAAGACATAGAAAGTATTTTGTCATTCGTTCATTTCAGATATTCAATCTTCTAA
- the thiS gene encoding sulfur carrier protein ThiS: protein MHNGKLIKIKINGMEKEIPQNSSISELLSSLNVLDKTMAVAVNMKIVKKDEWDNYKLQNGDKVEALNFVGGG, encoded by the coding sequence ATGCATAATGGAAAATTAATAAAAATAAAAATAAACGGAATGGAAAAAGAAATTCCACAAAACAGTTCCATTTCCGAGCTTCTAAGCTCCCTTAACGTGCTTGATAAAACGATGGCGGTAGCTGTTAACATGAAAATAGTAAAAAAAGACGAATGGGATAATTATAAACTGCAAAACGGTGATAAAGTAGAAGCTCTTAATTTCGTAGGCGGAGGGTAA
- the glyS gene encoding glycine--tRNA ligase subunit beta, which produces MLKPLLIEIGVEELPAIPLLKELPNIEKKWLNILEEYDLATDFDFFYTPRRLTLWHREFPTKQEDKTEEIWGAPKTIAEKNPKAIEGFAKKCGISPNEVKYKSKGNQEFLYFKKEIKGKESKELIPEMIEKWLKSLNFGKTMKWGNCEAEFIRPIRWILAMIEDEAVIFNKYCATSSNFTYGHRLFKDKIFIDFAGKYFCELDKKGVVLYQDERRKKILKDIDKIEKENGVKVEIDKDLLEEIVAITEYPTALFGKFDEEFLVLPPEVIITSMKEHQRYFPVFKDGKLTNAFVVVSNAYTDNFSKIINGNERVLRARLSDALFFYQNDLKNGLSIEGLKDIVYMDNLGSLYDKVKREEKIAEILANKFNTDKEKLIKAINLAKADLLTEMVYEFTELQGIMGYYYAKAAGVDEEIATAIKEQYTDTASNKTSALLNIARNLDTLAGLFSIGKIPKGNKDPFGLRRAANHIIKVSLENKIPLDFKEILEKIKPLYKNLNTDQLLEFIYERLYKFYNVNPSVIRAVLATGESNILEIDKKTKLLNEVVNSKDFKDLSVTFKRVANIVKDFDLNKINVDESLFEKDEEKELWNEFNKVKNYTDLEKKLDFLISLKPLIDKFFDNVMVNVEDEKIKNNRKSLIASIYKEFLDIADIKEITI; this is translated from the coding sequence ATGCTTAAACCTTTACTTATTGAAATTGGAGTTGAGGAACTGCCTGCAATTCCACTGCTTAAAGAACTTCCAAATATAGAAAAAAAATGGCTGAATATTTTAGAAGAATATGATTTAGCAACAGATTTTGATTTTTTCTATACGCCAAGAAGACTAACTCTTTGGCATAGGGAATTCCCTACAAAACAGGAAGACAAAACAGAAGAAATCTGGGGGGCGCCAAAAACAATAGCTGAAAAAAATCCAAAGGCGATTGAGGGATTTGCAAAAAAATGCGGGATATCCCCAAATGAAGTAAAATATAAATCAAAAGGAAACCAAGAATTTTTATATTTTAAAAAAGAAATTAAAGGAAAAGAATCAAAAGAACTAATCCCAGAGATGATTGAAAAATGGCTTAAAAGTTTAAATTTCGGCAAAACAATGAAATGGGGAAACTGTGAGGCGGAATTTATCCGCCCAATCAGATGGATTTTAGCAATGATTGAAGATGAAGCAGTTATTTTTAATAAATACTGCGCTACTTCAAGCAATTTCACTTACGGACACAGGCTTTTTAAAGATAAAATTTTTATTGATTTTGCGGGAAAATATTTTTGTGAACTTGATAAAAAAGGGGTTGTTTTATATCAGGATGAGAGAAGAAAAAAAATCCTAAAAGACATTGACAAAATAGAAAAAGAAAATGGTGTTAAAGTTGAAATAGATAAAGATTTACTTGAAGAAATTGTCGCAATTACAGAATACCCAACAGCACTTTTTGGTAAGTTTGACGAAGAATTTTTAGTATTGCCTCCTGAAGTTATTATAACCTCAATGAAGGAACATCAAAGATATTTTCCTGTATTTAAAGACGGGAAATTAACAAATGCATTTGTAGTTGTCAGCAATGCATATACAGATAATTTTTCAAAAATTATCAACGGAAATGAAAGAGTACTAAGGGCCAGACTATCAGATGCCTTATTTTTCTATCAAAACGATTTAAAAAACGGCCTTTCTATTGAGGGATTAAAAGATATAGTGTATATGGATAATTTAGGAAGTCTTTATGATAAAGTTAAAAGAGAAGAAAAAATAGCGGAAATCTTGGCTAATAAATTTAATACAGATAAAGAAAAATTGATTAAAGCCATAAATTTGGCAAAAGCTGACCTCCTCACTGAAATGGTTTATGAATTTACAGAACTTCAGGGAATTATGGGTTATTATTATGCAAAAGCTGCGGGAGTTGATGAAGAAATTGCAACTGCCATAAAAGAACAGTACACTGACACTGCAAGTAATAAAACCTCAGCCCTGCTTAATATAGCAAGAAACCTTGACACTCTTGCAGGACTTTTTAGCATCGGTAAAATTCCAAAAGGAAATAAAGACCCGTTCGGTCTCAGACGTGCGGCAAATCACATAATCAAAGTTTCTCTCGAAAATAAAATACCTCTTGATTTTAAAGAGATTTTAGAAAAAATAAAACCTCTTTATAAAAATTTAAATACAGATCAGCTGCTTGAATTTATTTATGAGAGACTTTATAAATTTTACAATGTTAATCCATCTGTTATCAGGGCAGTCTTAGCCACAGGTGAGAGTAATATCCTTGAAATTGATAAAAAAACAAAATTACTAAATGAAGTAGTAAATTCAAAAGATTTTAAAGACCTTTCAGTTACTTTTAAAAGGGTTGCAAACATTGTAAAAGATTTTGATTTAAATAAAATCAATGTAGATGAATCTCTTTTTGAAAAAGATGAAGAAAAAGAGTTATGGAATGAATTTAATAAAGTAAAAAATTATACAGATTTAGAAAAAAAACTTGATTTTTTAATTTCTCTTAAGCCCCTTATTGATAAATTCTTTGATAATGTAATGGTAAATGTAGAAGATGAAAAAATTAAAAACAACAGAAAAAGCCTGATTGCTTCAATTTACAAAGAATTTCTGGATATTGCAGACATTAAGGAAATAACTATTTAA
- a CDS encoding acyl-CoA thioesterase gives MKPDIFEKRITVSKEDIDFNGHVNNLKYLEWMINAAMEHSAKLGFTPEIYKKIGATWFAKSHHIEYKLPAFEDDKLIIKTWIDEVKKVTSKRKYEIYKNDKLICFGETEWVYVDYETHRPKKISDGVIKKYFKGE, from the coding sequence ATGAAACCGGATATTTTTGAAAAAAGAATTACAGTTTCAAAAGAAGATATAGATTTTAACGGGCATGTTAATAATCTGAAATATCTTGAATGGATGATAAATGCAGCTATGGAGCATTCTGCAAAACTGGGATTTACCCCTGAAATTTATAAAAAAATAGGTGCGACATGGTTTGCCAAATCGCATCATATAGAGTATAAATTACCGGCATTCGAAGACGATAAATTAATAATAAAAACCTGGATTGATGAGGTTAAGAAAGTAACGTCAAAAAGAAAGTATGAAATTTATAAAAATGATAAATTAATATGTTTTGGAGAAACTGAATGGGTGTATGTGGATTATGAAACCCACAGACCTAAAAAAATATCTGATGGTGTAATAAAAAAATATTTCAAGGGTGAATGA